In the Takifugu flavidus isolate HTHZ2018 chromosome 11, ASM371156v2, whole genome shotgun sequence genome, one interval contains:
- the LOC130534065 gene encoding E3 ubiquitin-protein ligase NEURL1-like has protein sequence MGGQITRNSFYDTLNGPATSHRCHHKPKRCLPVQPCGGLSSVPLLFHPSTKGSQIVMDMSQRTVKRQASFCNAITFSNRPIAVYEQVRLKITKKQCCWSGALRLGFTCKDPSRINPDTLPKYACPDLVSQSGFWAKALPEELSNEGTVIAFWVDKKGRVFYRINNSSPMLFFSGVHVSEPLWALIDIYGLTRGVQLLDSEMLPVECTRPRSFAASHRASIRRNADDPRLSISLCDLSLQRQEEDDEEELHPLSSALCHVPQNSQNSQQCSLLPGHLDTDLHLHAVHGVHVAALDKHTAARTDRRGDEQTLVFTSRPVHCSETVFVKVKAVGTRPGSLSYGVTSCDPATLRPSDLPANTEALVDRKEFWAVCRVAVPLQNGDILGFMVNAEGEVRMSRNSVSAGMQLYVDNSRPLWMLYGLHGTVTQLRILGSSLHPDLRGLSLPSSPSFTPNTPTVLCGGKSEPNLNIPLNASLNSSLNSNYHSTFSSSTGTTPSSPFSSHPESPTFPSCSTSWSDECTICYENVVDTVLYACGHMCLCYTCGLKLKKMANACCPICRRTIKDIIKIYRST, from the exons ATGGGAGGTCAGATCACCAGGAACAGCTTCTATG ATACTCTGAACGGCCCCGCCACGTcccaccgatgccaccacaaaCCCAAGCGCTGCCTGCCCGTGCAGCCGTGCGGGGGCCTGTCCTCCGTCCCCTTGCTCTTCCACCCCAGCACCAAAGGCTCGCAGATCGTCATGGACATGTCCCAGAGGACCGTCAAGAGGCAGGCCAGCTTCTGCAACGCCATCACCTTCAGCAACAGGCCCATCGCCGTGTACGAGCAGGTTCGGCTGAAG aTCACTAAAAAACAGTGCTGCTGGAGCGGTGCCCTGCGGCTTGGTTTCACGTGCAAAGACCCGTCGAGGATCAACCCCGACACCTTACCCAAGTACGCCTGCCCAGACCTGGTCTCGCAGAGCGGCTTCTGGGCCAAGGCGCTGCCGGAGGAGCTCTCCAACGAGGGGACCGTCATCGCCTTCTGGGTGGACAAGAAGGGCAGAGTGTTTTACCGAATCAACAACTCCAGCCCCATGCTGTTCTTCAGCGGCGTGCACGTCTCAGAGCCTCTGTGGGCGCTCATTGACATCTACGGCCTCACGAGGGGGGTCCAGCTGCTCG ACAGTGAGATGCTCCCCGTGGAGTGCACGCGTCCTCGGTCTTTCGCTGCCTCCCACCGGGCCTCCATTCGCAGGAACGCCGACGACCCCCGGCTTTCCATCAGTCTGTGCGACTTGAGTCTGCAGCGacaggaggaagatgacgaGGAAGAGCTGCATCCCTTGAGCTCTGCCTTGTGTCACGTGCCCCAGAACTCTCAGAACTCCCAGCAGTGCTCGCTGCTGCCGGGCCACTTGGACACAGATCTCCACCTCCACGCGGTGCACGGCGTCCACGTCGCCGCGCTGGACAAGCACACGGCGGCGCGGACGGATCGCCGCGGTGACGAGCAGACGCTGGTGTTCACCAGCCGTCCAGTTCACTGCTCAGAGACTGTGTTCGTGAAGGTGAAGGCAGTGGGCACGCGGCCCGGGTCTCTCTCCTACGGGGTGACGTCATGTGACCCGGCCACGCTGAGACCCAGCGACCTCCCGGCTAACACGGAGGCCTTGGTCGATCGCAAGGAATTCTGGGCGGTGTGCCGCGTGGCCGTGCCGCTGCAGAACGGAGACATCTTGGGCTTTATGGTGAACGCGGAAGGGGAGGTGAGGATGAGCCGGAACAGCGTCAGTGCAGGGATGCAGCTGTACGTGGATAATTCCAGGCCCCTGTGGATGCTCTACGGGCTGCACGGCACCGTCACACAGCTGAGGATTTTAG GCTCGTCTCTGCACCCGGACCTCCGAGGCCTGTCCCTCCCCAGCTCCCCCTCCTTCACACCCAACACTCCCACGGTGCTTTGCGGCGGAAAGTCGGAGCCCAACCTCAACATACCGCTGAACGCCAGCCTCAACTCGAGCCTCAACTCCAACTACCACAGCACCTTTTCGTCCTCCACAG GCACAACCCCGAGCTCTCCGTTCTCCAGCCACCCCGAGTCCCCCACCTTCCCGTCCTGCTCGACGTCATGGAGCGACGAGTGCACCATCTGCTACGAGAACGTGGTGGACACGGTCCTTTACGCCTGCGGACACATGTGTCTGTGCTACACCTGCGGCCTCAAGCTCAAGAAAATGGCCAACGCGTGCTGCCccatctgcaggaggacaaTCAAAGACATCATCAAGATCTATCGGAGCACGTAG